The nucleotide sequence GCAAAGATCTACAGGATCAGGGACTTCCAAGAGGCAGAGTGGTGGGTGGGTGCCTTCCAGGCAGGaagaacagcaagaacaacaaaaacaagtcaGGGAGGCAGGAAACACATGTGTGTTCAGGGATGGACTGGCTGAGTAGTCAGGCTGGTGATTCTGGAAGCTGGCTGGAAGGATGGACTGGGAGTCTACCTTGTGGGGAGTTTTTACTTTGGAGAGTAGTAGGGAGTATGTTTGGGAGAGGCAGCTGATGTGATGATGGGGTGGTGGGAGAGGGATGTGATTAGAACTGTGTTTTCAAGAAGAGGAATGTCATTGCAGCATGTAGGAGCAACAGGGGCAAAAAACTTGAGGCTGGGAGACCAGGTGGGAAATTACACCCATATTCCAGGTGAGACATAAAGCAGGACTGGGCTAGGGTGGGAGCATGGCCACCAGAAAAGAGAAGACGAAGTTCAAGGTACCTCACTGACCCCCAGCTTCAtccccccacctccctcctgaGTGTGAGGCTTGGGTTTCTCACTGCTTTTTAGGTGCTTCCTTTTGGACATTCCACCATCACCTCAAATTGCTCCTCAACTAAACCCAAGCCAGGCATGGTtgtggatgcctgtaatcccagtggctcaggaggctgaggcaggagcatctcgagttcaaagccaacctcagcaatgtagtgaggccctaagcaactcagtgagaccctgcctctaaataaaatacaaaaaagggctgggggtgtggctcagtggttgagtacccctgggttcaatccccagtatcaaaagaaaaacaaaaaacaaaaaacaaaaaaacaaaaaaaaaaacctaatccTGAAATCATTTCCCTCCCAACCAGCTCTTCCTCCTCACTTACCGATGTCTGTTCTGGCAACACCCTAAGCAGAACCTGGAGATCATCTCCACCTTCCATCCCACACTTATCTCTGATATGTGCTTCCTCAATACCTGCctgtttctcttatttccttcctattttttcctttgctcccACCTTTGCCATTCAGATGAGCCATACTAGACCACAGAATATTGAGGAAGCCCAGCACTAAAATGGTCTAACAAACCTGAGGAGGGTAGCCCATTTTGTTGCCTTTGGCATTCTTCAGGGCCTCACCTCTGCCTCCCCTGAGCTGGGGTGATTGGTGTGAGTTTGTGTGAGCGATGTTTCCTGTACTCCTCAAATCCCACCACAGGTCCCAGTTTCTCTTGACTCTGTTCCAACCCATTTTTGACAGAAGTTTATCTGTATAGATTGATCAGTTAGGCAGCGAATCAGCTGGGAGGATAGATGCAGTGGGAGGAGCCAGTCATTCCCCCTCCCCTTCCATTGGTGCAGCATGGGGGCCACAGTGGGGCCCACACTCACTGGTAATGTTTTTGACACACAGATCAGAGCCATGGAAGCAGTGTAAGCATGTTCTGAGGACCTCTGTCCTGACTCCATAGGCCAGAAGTTGCAGCCCTGGTGGCATTATGGTTTCATTACTGGGTCCTTGGGTTCCTGGGCCTTCTTAGTTTTTCCAGAATCTTCATGAatcctttctcattctctttggtttgtttttctcatcCTCAGGGTGGCAGGGATGAGGGGAATTTCCTGGATGATGCTCTCATGAAACAGGATGCCCAGGTTGGTGGAACTGCAACTTCCTTCTTCCAGTTTTCGTCTCTTTGCCAGTAAGACAAGCCTGAATTGGTGGACAGCCTCTTCTGTTTCAGTGTACATTAGTCAAACGGGGGTACATTATGAAAAAAAGATGCCAAAGATGATCTTTAATAACACAGGTTTCGAGCAGGGGTACCTGGGATGTGGGGGTGGCACCGGACATCATTACACCTGAACTCCTGCATCCCAGACTTCTTGACTTTGGGGTCATTGTGTGTCAAACCCAGAGAATCACTGGGCATCTTCTGAATCACTTGGAGGTGAAGGGAACTGCCTTTGTTCACTCTGcatttttatttccccaaagAGGACATTCAGTAGAACCTGTGTAAAACAGTTTGGCTCAGCATATGTCCTGAGGGATAAAATTAATACCAAACCCTAAGAGGCAGATGGTTCCCTGGtaccaagcactgtgaccagatgACACTAATAATAATAGCTCATAAAAGTGGGTCCTTACAGGTCCTTCCACTGCCCTAGAACTTTATATTAAGTATATCATCAAATCCTTGCAATGCCCTGGCAGTTGAGCCTTGCAATCCTCATTCTAAAGACAAGGAATTTGAAGCTCAGAGAAAAGTTCCTTGCTCAAGTTCATAGATAAAAAATGGAATAACTAGGATTTGCATTGAGATCCTGTACTCTTAACCAATACAACCACAGTGAGAAACTGGTTCCactccatgtgtgtggtatgaaCCACTACTGTTTATGCAGAAAAGAACCTGTTGCTTTCATTAGAAGGGAGGGGTTTTGTGTGTGTCTTGGGCTTCTCAGAGCATGGCTGCTGGGTTTCAAGAGGGGATACCCCAAGAGCAACTTTTCCCATAGAACCAGTGGAAGCTGCATTATTATTTGTACTTCAGCCTCAGAAATCACATTGACACTTCCACTGTACTTTATTAATTGAAGTACTGTATTATATTATGGTTTTCTAAGAAACAGAACTAATATGGTGtatagatatgtatatgtgtgtgtatatatagataaaatttaggtttacatacatatatattccttAATTCACAAGGGGATTATGTCCCAGTGAACCTATtgcaagttgaaaatattttaagttgaaaatgcattcaATACACCAAGTCTACCAAATACCCTAGCTTAGCAACACATTGCACTGAGGCATATTGGTTGTTTTTACTAGTACTTTTGTGATGGACAGGGAGAGCCACTACTCCAGCCACCCCACACTGCAAATGCATATGGCCCAGGAaaggatcaaaattcaaagtatggtttctactgaacacgtatcacttttgcaccattgtaaagttGTAAAATCATAAGGTCACCCATTGGAAGCCAGGGACCCTCTGTTGAGACAGTGTATGTGTGTTTTCCTCTCCAACCAACAAAATTAAACAGCCAGATCAGCTCTTCAAAGTTCTAGAAATATTTGCACATGTCCTGACATGTCTTCTTGGGTGTTTTAAATTTGTGCTTTGTTTGGCTTCAGGATCTGTATGAGGCTGGAGAGAAGAGATGGGGAACAGATGAGGTGAAATTTCTATCTGTTCTCTGTTCCCGGAATCGAAATCATCTCTTGCATGGTAAGCACTTATCTCACTTCCCAAAGAAACTCTGAAAGACGGTCAAAACTGTTTGGCCCTTAAATAATTGATAAACTTTTCCCCTTTGATGCAAAAACATGAGTGTACTGAACTGTCTCAGGTTCTTGCCTTGGAAATGTTATGAGTCCAATGACATGAATGAGGGccaatttctgaaaaaataattatgaataactGATAGATATGCAATGTATTTATAGAAATTTGCCATTCCTATTTCTAGGAAAACAATCATCACAGTCAGTCCTTTCTCTAAAGCAGCCCCAAGACTTTCATATTCATTgagttatataagaaaataatcttcatacatcaggaagaaataaaatagaaatgttcaCTGATATTTATTCCTGTTTAACATCCACACTGAATACCTAATAGAAGTGATTTCTCCAAGGGTTATGTCGCATAAGATGAATAGtggataatttcaaattttattccctATGTGTAatgtttctaatttgtttttgatAATTCTAAACTTCATAATGAGCTTTTAATGTCTGTAGGGGAAAGATTATAAAACTGTAGAATATTTGTTGTCAGGCTTTTATATCCTTCTTGtaaacagaaataagaatttaATAGGATATTTCGTCTTTTATGTAAACTTTTTGAGTCTCTACATACATCATAATTTTATAAATCCACCACACCCTTATCACACATACAGATTTACAAAACTTGTGGGATTTGAGAGGAATGAGTTTGCTAAGTTGAAAACAGAGTAATTGAAAAGTGCAACCCATTTTGAAGTTGTAATTATTTCAGCTATTCCTCAGTGACAAAAAAGAAGCAATTACTTCTCTTAATAAATATCATGGGCTACCAAGAGACCCACCAACTTGTGGCTCACCTACTGTATCATGGCCTTCTGTGGTCTGACTGCAAATAACCCAAATCTCCCCCTGGTGGTATTTCTCCAGAACTGCAGGTTCCTCTAAAGTTGATGTAGTGCGTTTGTAAGAATTTTCCCTTCTAGGCACAAGTCAATAGCTGGACAGTTATAAAACATCTGCTTCTAAGTCACtaagagaaaatgctttaatCACTATTTGGCTAAAGAAAGCATCAGAAATTGCTTAGCAACCAACAATAATGGCAAGCATAGCTAAGGTTTGGGTAatgatttcctgttttctaggTGCAGTGCTAGCATATTATAAACCTTGTTTCTTGCAACATTCTGGTGGAGTGATCATTATTTCCCCTGATTTACAgtagagaaaactgaggcttagaaagtGTGTCAGttagggctgggtgcagtggcacacgcctgtaatcccagcggcttgggaagctgaggcaagatgactgggagcaactcagtgagaccctgtctccacagaaaatacaaacaaattaaaataaaaaataaaaataagggtttggggatgtggctcagtggttgagtgcccctgagtttaatcctcagtaccaccccCAAAAAGAAAGTGTATCAATTAGATTATTTGATTCCAAGCAACATATACTGACTCCAacttgaaaagaggaaaaaatatggaCTGGGGCcagatggaaaatagaaaataatacaggTGGTTCACAAAATTGAAGGACGAGTTGAACAACTTCATGAAGAACAGCAATTAAGGCAGTTCTAGGAATCTCCCTAGAAGTGAgtcacagattttatttttaaggcacaACTTGCCAACATCTGGTCTCCATTAAAAATGCTGATTTTTGAACCCCTACTCAGATTGTATGAATTTCAATCTCTGAGAGTGACACCCAAAAGTTTGACAGGTTTGAAAGTGATTCTTATGTTCTTTGAGTGTAAAGATGACTTAGTGCTTTTGGCCTAGGCTCAATTAAAAAATTCCCAGGAGGGCAAGTCTGATGGAGCCCAACTGGGTGAACTGCTCCCTTGTTTGGTTTTAGTTGTTATGGTGTATGTTGGGTATGGGTGCCCTTTGATTGACAGTCCATGAGAATCATATCCATAGGGGGAAGACAGCAAGCCAAAGAAGGTGATGTTaaggagataaataaaatagatatccACTCTAAGAAGCCTCCAGAAGAAGACAGCAGGAGAGAAAGACATGTTTATCACATTCAAAAGTACttggcataaaagaaaaaaaaagctttaattATGCTAAGATCTATTAAAAGATGCAACCGGCTGTTATCAACTGTGACTCAGTTTTGAAGAGGCTGAAGTGCTCTAGTTTTGATGAGCCAGAAGGAAGATGAACACACAGGTGACTGCCAAAGTCAAAATTACAAAGAGGCACATTCTGCATATTTAGGAAACaatgaggaaagaaagcaaatgtCTCCAGAGGTTGTCTCTGTTTTATGTGCAAGGAAACAGGGTCCCAGACAAGGGAAGGGACTTGCCTGATGTCCTCCAAGAATCATAGTGCTCTTTCCTCCTTGCCTTCGGCCCATTCCACTGGGCCATATCCCTCCTGAGTTCTCACCCACACTGTTAATTAGCTTCCTCTTGAAATATGCCAAAGACTAAATAGTGTAAACTAGTTAAAAGATAACTTCCTCTCTTCACAAGATTTGGTTTCCtgtattctttttaattgttgataATGTCATTGTCTTGTTGCTTGTAGTGTTTGATGAATACAAAAGGATATCACAGAAGGATATTGAACAGAGTATTAAATCTGAGACATCTGGTAATTTTGAAGATGCTCTGCTGGCTATAGGTAAGCTGGTAGGAGTGGGAAGCAGAGAACAAATGTCTATAGACTTTCCTTCTTGTTACCAGTTTCTCATCATGGGGatatagaattttgtttttcagagattAAAGTTGTTTAAATCAATCATGGTGTGTTCCAGAACTTTAGACATGAAATATTATATACAACCTGATTGACTGTTGTTCTATGtggtttatatttttgatatctTTGTGCTTTTATAACTCATTATGTGAAGGATAATTCTATACTAGCTGCATCTTGCATGTCTGTGAATGACTGGAACTATTGTAAAACTCttaatcattttgaaattgtCACATAAAGATCTGAATCATTTTGAAACTACATGTGACCCTTTGCTTTCATGACCTTTACTAATTACTTCTCCAGGACCTTTATGAAAAATTGAGAATGCTTGCCATCCCAGGAAATGCCTAGAGTGTAGCCTATGTTCATGAAACATTGTTAGGCTAAAAAATTTCTCAAACAAAATAATCAAGAGATGTTTCTTGATACTTTGTAGAAACTGAGGGAACAACTGCCAATTTCTTTATGttgaatcttttcatttctttttgtttttctcttgacaGTAAAATGCATGAGGAACAAACCTGCATATTTTGCTGAAAGGCTTTATAAATCTATGAAGGTAAGTGGCCTTCTCTTTAGCATCTGAATGATTCTGGCATATCTTGTACCTTCTTAGGTATACTTATAGTCCCCCAAATTTCAGCCTGAAATATCCAATTCAATTTGTATATACTTCGCCGAATGATGTTACTAATAATACTAAgtgatatttattgaatacttatgATGTGTGGATCACTGTCATTCCCTAGCCCACTCCACCGTGAGGTCCTGGTgatgaacccaggatcttgtgctcCAATAGGATGTGGTAGGCAAGAgttccaccactaagccacactcccagccctgagtcactgttctttttttatatgcttatgttagtacattatagttatacataatggttgtgttcattttgacataatcatacatgtatgaaatttaatttgttccatttcagtccctgatgcctcctctttccctcaccCTTTCCTCCCCCATTCCTctttctctactggtcttccttctatttatttcgAATCACAATTCTTAATACTTTATATGTATAGATTTATTTTATCTCCACAACTTTATGGGGCAGGTACTATTATTAtaacccccattttacagatgaagaaactgaggcatagaaaggATATGGAGCAAGAATGCAAACTCTGGCAGTCTAACTCCCAGAGCCCATGCTCTTAACCCACAGATGCACCCGTGCTGGGGTCCATGAAGGTGCAAGAGAGATCAAAATATAGCCCTTGCTCTCAAAGAACATGTAGCCTTGTAGGAAGGCATGTGCAAAACATCAATAATATAGAATGTAAGACAGCAATTGAGGATTCAAATATTATAGGAATATACAGcaaagggtgttttttttttcaatatttgtttttaggGGGCAGGGGAGTAtccaaaaagaatatataaataaattggggactggggtagagctcagtggtagagcatgtgacACAAGGTTCTCCTgcattcaatacccagtaccaaaaaaaaaaaaaaagtaaaaagaaaaagaaaaaaaaggtggtaTATTTGAGAAGGACCTTCAGGGAAGTTTACACGAGAGAAAGAAGAGTCCGGTAGGTAAAGCagacaggctgaggcaggacagcgcagcatatgtctctagagGGCAAAGCAGTATCTTTGGGTCTGAATATAAAGTGTTGGTAAAGTAAGTTGGGGGGCCCTTGAATTCCATGGCAAAGGAAGGAGGATATTCTTCAGGCCCCCAAGCCTGTGAAGCAAGGACACCACCAGTGGAGTCATCCATCCGTCACCTCGCCTGGCTAGACTGGAGAAGAGCACTCTGAAAACCAGCTGGCCTTTCCGACTCAGGGATCCGATTCCTTCCTCAGGGCTTGGGCACCGATGATGACACCCTCATCAGAGTGATGGTTTCTCGCGCAGAGATTGACATGCTGGACATCCGGGCAAATTTCAAGAGGCTCTATGGAAAGTCTCTGTACTCTTTTATCAAGGTGGGTCACAGCGGCCTTGCTTTGGCCCAGGGGAAAGTACCAAAGACAGGCTGGGGCTCTGACCTCAGCACTTAAAATTCCTGGTCCCCTTTTTTCGGCATGTGTCATTCCCTCTACAAATGGTCCTCCACATCGGATATTTCCAGTCTCTCTTCTTTCACACACATCTTTAAACCTTTGCCAGATTATAAGCTGGTAATGTTTGCCTTCTAAATCAGTAATGAGTTCACACTGACCCCAGAGAAAAGCAGCTTACATTTTATTGAATACCTTTAAGAGCACAACTTCCATGTCTTTCTAATAAATGTTAAGAGAAGCAAGTGAATCCAGAATTCTGTGCAAGGTCAGCTGAAGTCTGCTGGAAATATGGGGAAACATGAGAGTTCCTGGATTACTATTCTCTACCTGGTACCAGACATCTAGGAGTCCTAAGATGACATGGGAGTAATGAGAAATGATTCACATCCCTCAAAACCCCTCATTAGTGGGTTTTGCTTCTCAAGGAAGCCTGAAGAATCTTGTAAACACAAAGATGAGATCAATTTTCCTAGAATCTGGGGTTGCACAGCAAACTTCACATCAGGATTTGATCTGTGaattaaatattctgaaaagtAAAGATGTCTTGCCCACTGGATAACAGTTGTCAAAAGAAGCAGAGTAccataatatatgtaaataatagaACAAATGACCATAGATAAAATGTAagctattataataaaaataaactctgaGGTTAAGTAAAACAAACTCCAACTTCATGTTGCTTATAAGAACAACTAAAATACAGGGATATGTAAAAAATGTATGGAACATGGCCAGGGAaaagaatatttaacaaatacaaaaaagaaagcaggttCACACTATTATCAAAGAGAATAGTTGATATTATTAAATTTGGAACTCTATAGGCAGAGATTGCATCTGTTTTAATGTCTACGAAGGACAAACATAAATTTATCtgttgggttggggatgtagttcaatgcagggttcagtccccagcaaccCTTCCCCACCAAATGCAGGATACAGAATACTACAGTCCCATCACAAAGGTATCTATATgcatagaaaaaagaaaggaaggatatTCACACACCAAAATGTTAACATTAGTAATCTATAGATGGTGGAACTGTGGGTGATTTTGATGTTCTTCTTCTATGTCTTTATTTTCCACAGTGAACAATTATTgttcttataattaaaaaaatctttaagagctGAGAAAAATCCATCCAAGCTTGAAGTTAACTTAGATGACCATGAACTGCATATTCTATTTAAAAACCCACTTATCTGACTATAACTTTGTTTCCCTTGCCCCCAGGGTGACACATCTGGAGACTACAGGAAGGTACTGCTCATTCTCTGTGGAGgagatgattaaaataaaatcccaggAGGATTTTCTTCTcaacactgaatttttttaagttcatttttctaCACTGCTATTAGCATTATCTCAGAATGCTTATTTCCAATTAAAACGCCTACAGTTGCCTCCTAAGATATAGACTGTCTGTATTATTATCATCTATAATTAGTCATTATGATGCTTTAAAGCTGTACTTGTAGTTCAAAGCTTATAAGTCCTAAATGgagatttaaaattagaaattaaaatgtactcTGTGTTTCTGACAGATTTATGTTTCAcagaaattgaataaattaaattatttcatattttcttttcagtaaaaacttttaaaatgccaCTGGAAGACCATTCTAAAATCACTTTCTTCCTTAATCCTACTTTTAGAACGAATGgtgatttcttcatttgaaattgTGAGCATCCAGATAGTAAAAACACCTATctggttttctattttgtgtagTCATTGAAGGAAAGCATCCACAAATCTCCTTTTTCAGGTTTTGTCTGTAGCATTAGTTGCTCTTTACTGTTTGTCATAGGGGACTTCCTTCATATCATGATGAGATCACTTTTCAAGGTTGAAGTGCACCAAATCACCAACTCATTTAAACAAACTAAATTTCAAGTGTGGTTATTCAGATCTTATATGTCTAGTTACCAAACATAAATGGTGAACATTCCACAATATTATGGTTAAGGCCTTAATCTAGCTTAAAAGCAAGCTTCAAATGAGGTAATTCTGGTAACTGTGTAATGCTTTGAATTTCGTTtgacttaaaaaaatctttttgtgttaaaaataaatttttaaatcttttttgattttgttaattCATAGTAATTTATACTTACATTGTACTTTTTCAGTCCTACAATCATTCTGAAAGTGTACTTGGACTTAACTAAAAAGTTCAGTTTGTATACAACatggaaagataattttaataaaaaatgatgacTTTAAAATGAGGTATATTCTTTCTCTACTTAACTTTTCTACTTCTGAGATTTGTCATGCTGGACCATGAAAggaattatttttgaaggaatTGTGATACTTAGTTCCTATTAGGGATTATAACCTAGGGAAAATTAATAACATATTTAATCTTATGTTTGCCTACTGCTATAAAACTAATGTTTACATATGCCAAACACTACCAAATATTATTAAACTTACCAACTTATTCTCTGGCAATGAGCATGTTCTTGTTCTACTAAGTAgaacatttatattaaatgttatattggatggactggagatgtagatcagtggtacagggCTTGCTTACCATATGtgaatccctggattcaatccccagtccaaccaaaataaaaatccttggcCAGGTACGGTGGcacttacctgtaatcccagcacttgggaggctgagacaggaggattgtgagttcaaagccagtcttggcaacttagtgaggccctaagcaactcagtgagaccctgtctctaaataaaatagaaaaaagagctCACTGgttaagacccctgggttcaatacctggtaccaaaaaaagaaaaaaagaaaactccttaACTTAAATGTTATGTTAGGActatgggtgtagctcagttgtttaGCATGTGccagactctgggttcaatccctagcaacaacaaaaagattacAGATGTATGAGGAACATTTATATTCTTACTATAATAAGAATATATGCCTTCTTTTTCCATTCTATGTATTGATTGAATTTGGGTGAAATATTAAggatttgcttttcattttagtgCTACGTGTCTCTTATAAGTGCTAGGGCTATTGTTGAAAGCTACTTATGTGAGTACTTAATCATTCCAGTTAACTGTAGGAAATAATACTGCCACGTCAATACCTACCTAGAAGACAATGGAATTTCCACATCAACCTTATTTCACTTTGGAAGCATTgtgaggttttttgttgtttgttttggtagaaGTTTTGTCCTTAAATGATACATGGCTTAGtcagatcttttttaaaattgcatttattaaCCAGAAGCTTTCTAGAAGGCAGGATAAAGTCATCCTGAAGGAATGGTTGTTATATTGAAGAAGCATGACTTAGAGCTATAATTATGAAGCAAACTTGTTTCTCTTTCCTGCTTgtgcattttcatttattcaatggGCCTAGCTCTTCTCCTCTCTCTAGATGTCAGTTCAGACAAAGATAGGGTCATGACTTTTCTGCTCATtctaaatttagattttaaaaatccaactaTGTGGTCCCTTAAGGTAGCAAAAAGTATCATTTCAATAATTAATATAGCCAGTCAAAATTCCAAACTTGATTTACAGTTGTGCCTTCTTCCCTCATTCAGTTCTAGCCTAGTGAGAGGCCAGCTTTTGGGGGAAGGGGAGATGGTAGACTTCTTTTTACACCAaggcttccttcccttcttcccctttcccaccaACCTACCTTTCCTGGCTTGTAGCAACAGGGAGGAGAGTAACTGGAGCAAGAAAGTAAGAAGTTACTTACCTGGCCATTGTTGCTAGGGTAGAAGAGGATCAGTCCTGTGTAATCTTGGCAGATGTTCAAAGCCGATTCTTGTGAGCTCTCTCATGGGTTTTGTCAACCCTATCATCTGGAACCACCCTGAGGTTCCTCTAGCAAGGTAAATGTAGTTCTTTTTCAGTTCCTCTAAATTTGGGTTGACTTTTAGGTTCTTTGTGATGAAGTTAATTCGCCTTTGCATCCAGGTCTCTTGGACAGTATCTCAGATGACTCCATGTTGACTGTCTCATGATGGCCCACATCTCCATGGGAAACACATGCACGTCCTTTATGCTAACATATTCTGTGCATGCAAGCTGGTACTATTGTAGCCATCATGCTCTGCCTCCCATTTCCACCCCAAGCTGCCTCATTTAGGCTCTCTTCAGTTCAGATTTCTCAGGAATGAATCAGATACTAGTCCACTGGGACCCCCAAACTACACATGCTGCCaatgggagtataaattggtgCATTGATGCAATCAGTTGAGAGCAATTTGGTGATAGTTGGTAAAGTTGAAGACTTCCCAGCAAATCCCCTGTTGGGAGATCTGCTTGCTGAATCTCTTGCACATAATGTTCATTTCTGCTCTGTAAGAGAATAAGAAATAATCCAACTTCCTCAGCAAGGGGAGCTGAAGAGATAactcctcttggagagcgctcacctagcacgcTCCTTGGATCCTCAGTAAGGGAGAGGATAAACAAATCGTGGGCCAGTCTTACAGTGATCAGAGAAAATGATCTAAAGATTTAATCAGAAGTATAACTTTGAGAGAGGAGAAAGGTGCAGAATGATAGATATTATATGACTTCCTTTAATTATATGTCTAACTGCAAAATACATTGTTTATGGTATGCATACAAGGATACACATGGGAATAATGATATACATCATTCTCAGGACAGTGATCACCACTGGGAAAGGAGATGGGGATGGAAAGTGGGTACACAGgaacttcacatttttattgtcctatttaaaaagaatgaatcatcaattatatatcaataaagctGGGTGGGGAGGgttagaatgaatcaaaccaaGTACCATAAAATTTCAAGTGGGTGGATCCACAGGTGTTTACGTTACTGTATtagattttattgtaaacattttacttaaaatgtagCAGAAGTTGTCAGGTACGATGGcccacacctgtactcccagtgacttgggaggtcgaggcagaagaattacaagtttgaggccagcctgggcaacttaagagAGTGGAGCTATTTGctaagtaaaaagggctggggatatatcccagtggcaaagcacctctggattcagcCCCCAATACCAAAGGGGCAAAGGTTTGGGTGGCAGAAGAGAGTCGGGAACCAAAAGCTACCTGTACAGAGCCCATTGCAAACTGCTAAACCAAGCAGACACCTGATAATTTTGCTAGGGACTCCTGAAGGTATTTCGAATCCCCACAGTTCGGGTTTCAGACTTCCCACTGGTGCTGAGAGGAAACAAAGAAcgcaaagggctgggaatgtagctcaatggtagagtgcttgcatagcgcgtttgaggccctggattcaagggGCGAGGGGGAGGAGGGTGCAGGAAATGTTTGCCATAACCCAATGGATTCCCTTCATGTCTTAAGGAGACCAGGGCTGAAGGAACTCGGGAGATCCACGAAGCTCCT is from Sciurus carolinensis chromosome 13, mSciCar1.2, whole genome shotgun sequence and encodes:
- the Anxa4 gene encoding annexin A4 isoform X2; this encodes MKGLGTDEDAIIGVLAYRNTAQRQEIRTAYKSSIGRDLMDDLKSELSGKFEQVILGMMTPTVLYDVQELRKAMKGAGTDEGCLIEILASRSPEEIRRINQTYQQQYGRSLEDDICSDTSFMFQRVLVSLSAGGRDEGNFLDDALMKQDAQDLYEAGEKRWGTDEVKFLSVLCSRNRNHLLHVFDEYKRISQKDIEQSIKSETSGNFEDALLAIVKCMRNKPAYFAERLYKSMKGLGTDDDTLIRVMVSRAEIDMLDIRANFKRLYGKSLYSFIKGDTSGDYRKVLLILCGGDD
- the Anxa4 gene encoding annexin A4 isoform X1; protein product: MAMATKGGTIKAASGFNAAEDAQTLRKAMKGLGTDEDAIIGVLAYRNTAQRQEIRTAYKSSIGRDLMDDLKSELSGKFEQVILGMMTPTVLYDVQELRKAMKGAGTDEGCLIEILASRSPEEIRRINQTYQQQYGRSLEDDICSDTSFMFQRVLVSLSAGGRDEGNFLDDALMKQDAQDLYEAGEKRWGTDEVKFLSVLCSRNRNHLLHVFDEYKRISQKDIEQSIKSETSGNFEDALLAIVKCMRNKPAYFAERLYKSMKGLGTDDDTLIRVMVSRAEIDMLDIRANFKRLYGKSLYSFIKGDTSGDYRKVLLILCGGDD